One part of the Solea solea chromosome 1, fSolSol10.1, whole genome shotgun sequence genome encodes these proteins:
- the mtf2 gene encoding metal-response element-binding transcription factor 2 → MRDSGVGDHLSVHHRTHPQRQQQAVSLSSTSLSGGEYGEDEMSGRFREGQDVLARWSDGLFYLGTITKIDEDKQRCFVVFEDRSKSWVLWQDIQTGDEDDEDDDDDDDIVCSICQDETSEEPNEIVICDKCGQGYHQLCHSPIIDSSVIDSDDKWLCSECELTSIPKRRSAHRRGASAKSFLQPEQQQHRADLHLSLPYTLEELAWDQDHKTNIQQCYCYCGGPGDWYLKMLQCNRCQQWFHEACLQCLQMSLLYGDRFYLFICSVCNGGPEYLSRLPLTWEDVTHLSLYNLSVIHKKKYFDSEMDLMAYINDNWEVLQLGELSRTPKSERFENVLEALNSNSSMFMSGKEVKKKKHLFGLRIRFPPAPPNSNESHGRMMERASHEITIKGCKSTKLLSGIRTLTNGTDKKKRKRKQGACSLERRAKPQHSNELFPQQTRKPLKLEPHTVDHFTSVNTRSDRSALSSRTSDVESIGALSTSETTSTSISRQSSLCSSSKMHMTACIMPASPPPLKRKRGRPRRVLQPPNPEIPPPSHAVPTHSAAEMPSSLPGLNSTDIVHGMDPNSQLSHLKSSISSYFGAAGRLACGEKYKVLARRITLDGKVQYLVEWEGVTAS, encoded by the exons ATGAG AGACTCAGGGGTTGGGGACCACCTGTCTGTCCATCACAGAACCCACCctcagcggcagcagcaggctGTGTCCTTGTCCTCCACAAGCCTCTCGGGGGGGGAGTATGGAGAAGACGAGATGTCTGGCAGGTTTAGAGAGGGACAGGATGTCTTGGCCCGATGGTCAGATGGCTTGTTCTACCTGGGGACAATCACAAAG ATAGATGAGGACAAGCAGCgatgctttgttgtttttgaggaTCGCTCAAAGTCATGGGTTCTTTGGCAGGACATTCAGACTG gggatgaggatgatgaggatgatgatgatgacgacgacatTGTGTGCTCCATATGTCAAGATGAAACTTCGGAGGAACCCAATGAGATCGTCATTTGTGATAAATGTGGACAAG gttacCATCAGCTGTGCCACTCCCCCATCATTGATTCCTCTGTCATCGACTCGGATGATAAGTGGCTCTGCTCAGAGTGCGAGCTCACCTCTATACCTAAG AGGAGGAGTGCACACAGGAGGGGGGCATCTGCAAAGAGCTTTCTGCAGCCAGAGCAGCAACAGCACCGCGCAGATCTGCACTTGTCCCTTCCTTACACTCTGGAGGAACTGGCTTGGGACCAGGACCACAAAACAAATATCCAGCAATGTTATTGCTACTGTGGAGGCCCAGGAGA CTGGTACCTGAAGATGTTGCAGTGTAACCGGTGTCAGCAGTGGTTTCATGAGGCCTGTCTCCAATGCTTACAGATGTCCTTGCTCTATGGAGATAG GTTTTATCTGTTCATTTGTTCTGTTTGCAATGGTGGACCAGAGTACCTCAGCCGACTGCCTCTCACATG GGAGGATGTGACACACTTGAGTCTTTACAATTTGAGCGTGATTCACAAGAAGAAGTACTTTGACTCTGAGATGGACCTCATGGCTTACATCAATGACAACTGGGAGGTGCTGCAGCTCGGGGAG CTCTCCAGAACTCCAAAATCAGAGCGATTTGAAAATGTGCTTGAGGCAttaaacagcaacagcagcat GTTCATGTCAGGGAAGGaggtaaagaaaaagaagcacttATTTGGACTGAGGATCCGTTTCCCTCCTGCTCCCCCCAACTCTAATGAGTCACATGGCAGAATGATGGAGAGAGCTTCACATGAAATTACCATTAAAGGATGCAAGTCCACAAAGCTTCTGTCTGGCATTAG GACTTTAACCAATGGCACAgataagaagaagaggaagaggaagcaaGGAGCATGTTCCTTGGAGAGACGAGCTAAACCACAACACTCCAATGAACTCTTTCcccag CAAACAAGAAAGCCTCTTAAACTAGAGCCTCATACTGTGGATCACTTCACTTCTGTAAA CACCAGGAGTGACCGGTCTGCGCTGTCTTCAAGAACTTCCGACGTGGAATCCATAGGAGCCCTGAGCACCTCAGAAACTACCTCAACCAGCATTTCAAGACAGTCCAG CCTCTGTAGCTCCAGCAAGATGCACATGACTGCCTGCATCATGCCTGCTTCCCCCCCACCCTTAAAAAGGAAACGGGGACGGCCAAGACGAGTCCTGCAGCCCCCTAACCCGGAGATCCCTCCGCCCAGTCATGCAGTCCCAACTCACTCAGCAGCAGAGATGCCAAGCTCCCTCCCAGGGCTTAACTCAACAGACATTGTTCATGGCATGGACCCCAACAGCCAGCTCTCCCACCTCAAGAGCTCCATCAGCAGCTATTTTGGTGCAGCGGGGCGACTGGCATGTGGTGAAAAGTACAAAGTCCTGGCGAGACGGATCACCCTCGATGGCAAGGTTCAATACCTGGTGGAGTGGGAAGGAGTCACTGCCTCATAG